The window TGGCGGTATCGAGAGCCAGGGCAACTTCGGAACCGGAAGCGATGATGATCAGATCCGGGGTGCCTTCGCAGTCCTTCAGGACGTAAGCGCCCTTGCGGGGGCCGTCCACGATGGCCGGGTATTCGGCGGGATCGAGAACGGGCAGACCCTGACGGGTCAGGAAGATGGTGGAAGGCTTCTTCTCCTGCTTCAGTGCGATGTCCAGGCAGACGGCAGTTTCGTTGGCGTCGGCCGGGCGCAGGTCGATCAGTTCCGGGATCAGGCGCAGGGAGCTGATGTGCTCGATGGGCTGATGAGTGGGGCCGTCTTCGCCGACCCAGAAGGAGTCGTGGGTGAAGACGTACAGAACCGGCAGTTCCTGCAGTGCGGACATGCGGATTGCGTTACGGCAGTAATCGGAGAAGGTCAGGAAGGTCGCGCCGAAGGGCAGCAGGCCGCCGTGCAGCTGAAGACCGTTCATGATGGCGGCCATGGGGAACTCGCGCACGCCGAAGGCGAGGTTGCGGGAGCCGTAGCCGTTGACACCGAAGTCGCCGTAGGTGTCGCGGAAGTTCTGGGTCTGGTTGGACGGATCGAGGTCAGCGGAACCACCGATCAGGGTTGGCAGGGATTCCATGACGCCGTTCAGGCATGCGCCCCAGGCTTTACGGGTGGCCATGGTCTCACCGGGGGTGAACTCGGGCCATTCGATTTCCAGTTCGGGACGCGGCTTGGTGACGTGGCCCCACATCTCTGCAAAGGCTTCGTCAGCGCCGAGCTTGGCGTCAACGGTGGTCTGCCAGTCGGCAGCCATCTTGCGCATCTCGTCGAAACGGGACTGGAAAGCTTCCTTGACGTCGGCGGGGACGTAGAAGTCCTCTGCGGGCATGCCCAGCTTTTCCTTGGTGGCGGTGATCTCCTCGGCGCTCATGGGAGAACCGTGGGTCTTGTGGGAGCCTTCCAGGGTGGCGGCGCCCTTTGCCATGACGGTGTGGCCGATGATCAGGGTGGGCTGGCAGGTGTTGGCCTGAGCTTCCTTGATGGCGGCGCGGATTTCGTCCTGGTTGTGGCCGTCTACGTCGATGACCTGCCAGCACATGCCTTCGAACACCTTGCGGTGGTCCATGCAGTCAACTTGGGAACAGGGACCGGCGAGCTGGATCTTGTTGGAGTCATAGTAGACGATGAGCTTGCCCAGATTCCAGAGACCGGCCAGGGAGGCGGCGCCGAGGGCGACGGGCTCCTGGATGTCGCCGTCACAGGACAGCACGTAGGTGTAGTGATCCATGACGTCTGCGCCGAGCTTCTCGCGCAGATGGGCTTCGGCTGCGGCGAAGCCTACGGAAACGGCAAAGCCCTGGCCCAGAGGACCGGAGGTGGCTTCAACGCCCGGGGTCATGTCTACTTCAGGGTGACCCGGAGTCAGGGAGCCGAGCTGGCGGAAGTTCTTGAGGTCGTCCATGGACAGCAGGCCCTTCAGGTGGAGCAGGCTGTAGAGAAGCATGGATTCGTGACCGGCGGCCAGCACGAAGCGGTCGCGGTTGAACCAGTTCGGATCATCCGGGTTGGTGTTCAGAAATTCGGAATACAGGATGGTGGCGAAGTCCGCGGAGGACATGGCACCGCCGGGGTGGCCTGAATTGGCTTTGGCAATACCGTCCATGATCAGTCCTTTGACCACGGCAATCGTCTTGTCCGTCATATTCATGATGGTTGTTCCTTATTAGGGATGGTTATTTGGAGACCGTATCGATGAGGTCGATGCGACGCTGATGGCGGTCGCCACCGAATTCGGTTTCCAGAAATTTTTTGAGGATGGCCAGGGCCAGTCCCTGTCCGGTCACCCGTTCGCCGAGGCAGAGGATGCGGGCGTCGTTGTGCTCGCGTGCCATTTCGGCGAGAAATTCATTGGTGCAGAGTGCGGCGCGGACGCCCATGCGGTTGGCGGTCATGGTCATGCCCTGGCCGGTGCCGCAGATGAGGATGCCGAGCTTGGAGTCATCTTCCTTGACCTTGTTCGCGACTTTGGCGGCGAACATGGGGTAGTCGCAGGAGTCGAGGCCGTCAGGACCTTCGTCTTCTACATTATAACCCCATTCTTCAAGGGTCTTGATGAATACGGCCTTCAGATTGAAGCCGCCGTGGTCCGAGCCGATAACGATGGTTTTGCCCACTGTAACCTCTCCCGTGGTTAGTCGCGGTTTTCGCGCAGCTTCGACATCCGCTCTTCGCGGTCACGGGCTGCGTCGTTTTTCAGGGTCTCGATCTCTTCTTTCAGAAAATCGATCTGGCGGAGACTCTGTTCCTTATCTTCCTTCTTCCCTCTGGGCGCTTCAGCGATGCGTCCGAGCACCCCATATTCCCGATTGAGCTCTTTTTCAAGCCTGCTGATCTCGAAGCGGGTGAGCAGGGATTTGGAGAGCCACTGCATCTCCGCCAGCCAGGTTCTCAGGCCCAGCTGAAAAATTTCCAGGACAGATTCGTTTCCGTTTCTCGCGTCAGTCATGACTTGTCCTCATATACGACAGGAATTTCAGTTTGTTGCCCGGCCTTGTATCCGTTGTCCAGACGGCGGAGGGTCACACCCTCCGGCAGGGTCAGCGCCATGGACTTGTCCGGCCAGGGCGACATCTTAAGCTCTCGGGACTTGATGCGCAAGACACCCTGCTCGCCGTTGCCGGTTGCCAGCGTCAGTCTGGCAGGCAGGGGGCGGGGGCCGTCATCAGTGGGGTATCGGTCGATGCCGAGATGCCACGTCCGGGCCGAGTCATACGCGTTGGCGGTCCGTCCTTCAAGCATTATCGGACGACCGCCCTCATCCAGCACAATGGAACCGGCGCGCGAACCGTGCAAGGTATAGCGGAAACCTTCCTTGGTTCGGGTCACATCCACGAAACCTTCTGGCGTCAATCCTGAGAAATCTCCCATGGATACCTTGGCCAGTTCGGCCAGAGAGAAGGGGAAGGGCATGCCGAGTCGCGTGGCTCCGAGTACGGGGTTCACATGGGCGTAAGCCGTTTTCTCTGTGGGGTAGAAAACCAGCAGCCCAGTGTTGTCTTCGCGGATATGGGCGATGAGCTTGCCGATACCTGCTGATACGTCGAGCCGCATGGGACCGCCGTAGTCGCCCCACATGGAGAGCAGGGTGCGGTTGGTGCGGCGGGTGGGCTCGGTGCGTGTATAATAGAGGGATGCCTTGACCAGCATGCCGCTGGCCTTGGCCGGTTGACAGTAGTTGGCGCGGAAGAGCTGCCAGACGCCTTGAGGGGCGTCCGCAGTGGGGCCGTTCACCTTCTTGGGGGTGCAGCCAAAGCCTGCCACGAGGAGCAGGGTGGCGGCCAGAACCGCCGGGAAGAGTGACCGGATATGACGGATCATAGTGCTTTGAGCTTCTTCCTCACGCTGTCAGCGTTTTTTGAGCGGTATTTGAGGGAGTAATTGTATCCCTTGATGGCGGCCTTCCTGTTACCCATGGCAGCGGCGATGTCGCCGTAGTGTTCCCATACAGTCGGATCGTCTTCAACGATGTCCACGGCAAAGCCGATGTTCTCCCACGCCTTGTCGAGCTGCCCCATGCGGAAATAGACCCAGGCGACAGAGTCGAGGATGAAGCCGTTTTCCGGGTCGAGCAGGGAAGCCTTCTGGACCAGCACCAGGGCGCGCTCCAGTTCGCGGTTCTCTTCGGCCAGAGTGTAGCCTACATAGTTCAGGGCGTTGACGTGATCGGGGTGGGCGCGCAGCACCTGCTCCATCAGTTCAAGGCCTTCGTGACGGCGGCCTTCCTCTTCGTAGAGCATGGCCAGCTCATAGGTCAGTTCCGGGTTGCCCTTGAGGCGGGAGAGGCCTTCCTTGAGTACGCTTTCAGCGCCATCGCTGTCGCCCGCACCCATGAGCAGGGCGGATTCCAGAATGTAGAAGATGGTGCCGTTGGGGTAGAGCTCCTTGCCCATGTGCGCAATGCTCAGGGCATCCTTTTCCTTGCCCATGGCGTTGTAGAGCTGCGCCTTGAAGCGCAGGGCATGGGGGTAGAGGCGGTCGTCTTCCTTGACCTTGGACAGGTAACCGAGCGCCTTGTCCTGATCCTTTTCGCCTTCGTTGGCGATGACGGCCTTGTAGAAATAGTATTCTGCCGGGATTTCACCGTCGCTGGTCAGCATGTCCAGCACGGTGGAGCCCTGTGCGTAAAATTCGTCGTTGATGAACATGAGGGCCGCGTCGAGAATGAAGGACTTGGACGGCGGGCCGCCAAGGGCCAAGTTCATGGCGCGGGCAGGGTTGTTCAGCTTGAGATTCAGGTTGATCAGGCGGAGACGCGCTTCAGGGAACGGGTCGCCCTGATCGAGGATGGCGGTGTAGGTTTTTTCCGCGGACACGTAGTCCTTGGTCAGTTCATACTGGTAGGCCAGCTCCACCATGGCTTCGGTGAAGCGCGGGTCCATCGTGATGGCCTTCTTCAGGTTGGCGATAGCCACCTTGCGCATGCCCAGGTTCCCCTGCACGCGGCCCATGGCATAAAGGGTGTCAGCGGTACGCTTGTCCGCAGGGATCTTTTTGAGCTCGTCCAGCGCCTCGGCATTCTTGCCTGCATCCATCAACATCTGGCCCAGTCGTTCGCGGGCCTGAATGTCTTCGGGGTGGCGGTAGAGATAGTCGTCCATTACATCGATGGCTGCATCGGTGCGGTCGTCCATGATGTAGGAGTTGGCGAGGTAGATGGTCAGGACCTGGTTGTCCGGGAACTGGGCCAGGCCTTGCTTCAGTGCAGAGCGGGACTTGGCCACGCCGCTTGGGTCATTCCAGAACAGGGCGGCCTTTTCCAGATAGAGCTGGGGCGTGGGCGCTTCCTGCAGCAGTCTGTTCAGGGCGATTTCGGCGCGTTCTGCAATCTTGTTTACGTCTTCATTGCTCAGCGTGCTCTGTTTGCCTTCGGCAGCATGGCGCTGGAGGCGTTGCAGCTGATCCTGATAGACCAGATAGTCGTAGTTGGCCTGCGCCTCGGCGGACAGGGGGTGC of the Pseudodesulfovibrio sp. zrk46 genome contains:
- the tkt gene encoding transketolase, producing the protein MNMTDKTIAVVKGLIMDGIAKANSGHPGGAMSSADFATILYSEFLNTNPDDPNWFNRDRFVLAAGHESMLLYSLLHLKGLLSMDDLKNFRQLGSLTPGHPEVDMTPGVEATSGPLGQGFAVSVGFAAAEAHLREKLGADVMDHYTYVLSCDGDIQEPVALGAASLAGLWNLGKLIVYYDSNKIQLAGPCSQVDCMDHRKVFEGMCWQVIDVDGHNQDEIRAAIKEAQANTCQPTLIIGHTVMAKGAATLEGSHKTHGSPMSAEEITATKEKLGMPAEDFYVPADVKEAFQSRFDEMRKMAADWQTTVDAKLGADEAFAEMWGHVTKPRPELEIEWPEFTPGETMATRKAWGACLNGVMESLPTLIGGSADLDPSNQTQNFRDTYGDFGVNGYGSRNLAFGVREFPMAAIMNGLQLHGGLLPFGATFLTFSDYCRNAIRMSALQELPVLYVFTHDSFWVGEDGPTHQPIEHISSLRLIPELIDLRPADANETAVCLDIALKQEKKPSTIFLTRQGLPVLDPAEYPAIVDGPRKGAYVLKDCEGTPDLIIIASGSEVALALDTAKELKRKVRVVSMPSAKLFDDQPESYKKEVLPPEVTARAAAEAGRTGLWHKYVGLEGVVLGLDHFGASAPGKILSDKYGFTPENFARLIREKY
- the rpiB gene encoding ribose 5-phosphate isomerase B — protein: MGKTIVIGSDHGGFNLKAVFIKTLEEWGYNVEDEGPDGLDSCDYPMFAAKVANKVKEDDSKLGILICGTGQGMTMTANRMGVRAALCTNEFLAEMAREHNDARILCLGERVTGQGLALAILKKFLETEFGGDRHQRRIDLIDTVSK
- a CDS encoding tetratricopeptide repeat protein, giving the protein MPRTNRPFSTHAAAALLLCLFMAVLPACTARQAAPKPHPLSAEAQANYDYLVYQDQLQRLQRHAAEGKQSTLSNEDVNKIAERAEIALNRLLQEAPTPQLYLEKAALFWNDPSGVAKSRSALKQGLAQFPDNQVLTIYLANSYIMDDRTDAAIDVMDDYLYRHPEDIQARERLGQMLMDAGKNAEALDELKKIPADKRTADTLYAMGRVQGNLGMRKVAIANLKKAITMDPRFTEAMVELAYQYELTKDYVSAEKTYTAILDQGDPFPEARLRLINLNLKLNNPARAMNLALGGPPSKSFILDAALMFINDEFYAQGSTVLDMLTSDGEIPAEYYFYKAVIANEGEKDQDKALGYLSKVKEDDRLYPHALRFKAQLYNAMGKEKDALSIAHMGKELYPNGTIFYILESALLMGAGDSDGAESVLKEGLSRLKGNPELTYELAMLYEEEGRRHEGLELMEQVLRAHPDHVNALNYVGYTLAEENRELERALVLVQKASLLDPENGFILDSVAWVYFRMGQLDKAWENIGFAVDIVEDDPTVWEHYGDIAAAMGNRKAAIKGYNYSLKYRSKNADSVRKKLKAL